The Euphorbia lathyris chromosome 3, ddEupLath1.1, whole genome shotgun sequence genome contains a region encoding:
- the LOC136221956 gene encoding transcription termination factor MTERF9, chloroplastic-like has translation MANYLIRNMLFCLQKRFLQSSATLSSVPPSPTTATPSSSYTVELLVNSCGLSLKSALSVSNKFQLNEKTPQKPQSVLQFLKSHHFSDTHVAQLIVKRPQVLNCRIHNNLKPKFEYLVKIGFEGELLPHIILSNPSIAEASLASKIKPSVQCLRLFLDSHEKFLTVVKRGPWLLCNNMKILLKQNVDVLVKEGGVPAHVVERFLILHPRSMLLNPEKLINAVNSVKNLGFETTDTMFIHAFRVMLQMSESTWKKKIEVMKSMGFSEQDILKAFKQCPQCLSYSEENIRKTLHFYFNTMKLEPQTIIVNPNLLGIQLKKELVRGIMF, from the coding sequence ATGGCCAATTATTTGATCAGGAACATGTTATTTTGCTTACAAAAACGTTTTCTTCAATCCTCTGCAACTCTTTCTTCCGTTCCTCCATCACCCACTACTGCAACTCCTTCTTCATCGTATACTGTTGAATTACTCGTCAATTCATGTGGGCTTTCTTTGAAATCTGCTCTTTCTGTCTCCAACAAGTTTCAGCTCAACGAGAAGACTCCACAAAAGCCTCAATCTGTACTTCAGTTCCTTAAATCTCATCATTTCAGCGACACCCATGTGGCCCAATTGATCGTGAAACGCCCTCAAGTTCTCAATTGCAGAATTCACAACAATCTCAAACCCAAATTTGAGTACCTAGTCAAAATTGGGTTTGAAGGTGAGCTACTTCCCCATATCATTTTGTCTAATCCGTCTATTGCCGAAGCCTCTTTAGCTTCCAAAATCAAACCGTCTGTCCAGTGCTTGAGGTTGTTTTTAGATAGTCATGAGAAATTTCTAACTGTTGTTAAGCGTGGACCATGGTTATTGTGTAATAATATGAAGATTCTATTGAAACAAAATGTTGATGTTTTAGTGAAAGAGGGAGGAGTGCCTGCTCATGTTGTGGAGAGGTTCCTAATTTTGCATCCAAGATCTATGCTCCTAAATCCTGAGAAGTTGATTAATGCTGTGAATTCTGTTAAAAATCTGGGCTTTGAAACTACTGATACAATGTTCATACATGCTTTTAGAGTGATGTTACAAATGAGTGAGTCAACTTGGAAGAAGAAAATTGAGGTGATGAagagtatgggatttagtgagCAGGATATTCTAAAAGCTTTCAAGCAATGTCCACAATGTTTATCTTACTCTGAGGAGAACATTAGAAAGACATTGCATTTCTACTTTAATACTATGAAGTTGGAGCCTCAAACTATAATTGTAAATCCCAATCTACTTGGTATTCAATTGAAAAAAGAGCTCGTCCGAGGTATCATGTTTTGA